From Amycolatopsis sp. WQ 127309:
CGGCCTGCGACCGATCGCCGGCATGGACGGCTGGTTCCCCTGGCGCGCTCTCGACAATCCCCTCTACGCCGTCGAGCCCGAGTTCGCCGGTCCCGACGGTGACGTCCACCCCGCGGTCCGAGCCAGGGCCGGCGAAATCACCGCCAAGATCGGCATCGGCAGAAATGTCCTGCAAGGAATCTCCGAAGATCCCGATGACCCGCGCTTGCCCGAGCTGCCCAGAAAACAGTTCGACAAAATCATCGCCCGGCTTCAAAGCAAAGTGGTCAGGGACCTCAAACAGCTGGTCAGGAACTCCGCTAACCCCACTCGGGACGGCATTCGACTCGCTCCCCTGCATCCGGTCGCCCCTGACCGGCCCATCTACGTCGGACGAGTCAGGCCGCACCACACCATGCCTCAAGAAAAGGTCATCGTCGGTCAGTACGGCGCGTTCCTCACGGATCCTCCGGGAAGCACTCCAGCCGGCCTGCAGCCCTCGTTCACGAACAGCCGGTACCTCGGCTTTTACGCGGCCGCACTCATCGGACCAAGGCTGCCGCCGGAAGAGCGAAAAGCGGCGATGGAGCGGTGGCGCGAGGAACAAGACGCGGCTCGGTACCTCATGCAGACCGGGGCGGGCAAGAACCTCCACTACATGACCGCGGACGCCGGCGGCAACTCCACCGCTTTCGCGAACGCCCCCAGCAAACCCGCCGTACGCGGGACATCGAACCCGCGCGCCGGGCGCGAACAGGTCGACTTCGACCGCGTCAATACGGTCCTCTTGGGTTTCGAGGTCTCCATGCCCGACAAGTTCGACCCGAAGGGGTTCCTGCCGGTCGGCATCAATGTCCTCGTCCCTCTCGACAACGCTTTCGACCCCGAGGTGAACCCGTTCGGTGTCATCCTCCTGGACTATGGCAACAAGTTCGACCTGGGCGTACCGGTCAAGGACGAGCCGGAATAGGCCGGGGCTCGGGATTCGGGAGAACGCCTGGTCAGCTCAGCGTGATGTTGATCGAGCGATGCCTTCCTCGCTCCGCCAGCGATTCCTCGTCCCGTTGTCGGACGCGGCTGTAGAGCGGGAACACGTACCACAGAAGGCAGAACCAGGTCGTGACGCCGATCGTGATCCAGAACGCCCGCGAGAAGCCCAGCACGACGTCCAGCGTGAGCAGCAGCGCGCTGCTGAGCGCCGCCATGAGCAGCGTCAGCCCCGCCAGCACGAAGCGGTTGGAGACCTTCACCAAGGTCGGCCGGAGGCGTCGCCGGAAGACGACACGGTGGAACGCCGCCGGCGCGATCATCAGCGCGGATGCCGCGGCGCACAGCACCAGGCTGGTCACGTAGAGACTGCGCTGCAACGAATCTATCGTGTCGAACCGGTTGGTGAACGCCATCGCGAACAGGAACCCGAGCAGCAGCTGGATTCCCGTCTGGGCGACGCGCACCTCCTGCAGCAGTTCCGCGTAGTTCCGGTGCAACCGCTGCTGGTAGTTCTTGTCGTGAGTTTCGGTTTCGGACTGCACACGGGGTGGCATGGTGGCCGTCATGGTCGGCTCCCGGAATGATCGGAGGTCGGGCCGGTGCCGTGTGCGACCACGGCAACCGGCCCGTATCGGTGGGTGCCGGCACGCCGGCACGGAGTTTCTTCGCTCGTTCAGTCCTCGGTACGGCCCGCGAGGACGACGTCGTCCACGAGCCGTCTCAGCTCGGCTTCAGTGGTGTGCGGGTTCAGCAGGGTCAGCTTGAGGTAGACGGCTCCGCCGAACTCGGTCCGGCCGATCACCGCCCGGCCCCTGCGCAGCAGGGTCCGGCGGAGCCGGGCATTCACCTCGTCGGCGGAACCGCGTTCGGGCAAGTACCGGAACACCACCGAACTCAGCACCGGATCCCGGAACAGCTCCAGCCGCGGCTGGGCCTGAATGAGCGCCGCGGCCCGCCACGCCAGGACGTGACACCGGTCGACGAGCTCCCCGACGCCTTGGCGGCCGAGAGCGCGCAGCGTGACGGCGATCTTCAGCGCGTCGGCCCGCCGCGTCGTCCGCAGCGAGCGCCCGAGCAGGCTGGTGTAGCCGGCCTCCTCGTCGTCCTCGTTGCAGATGTAGGCCACCCGCCGGGCGAGCGGCGCGAACAGGGCGCCGTCCCGCAGGAGCAGCACGCCGGCGGCCACCGGCTGCCAGCCGAGCTTGTGCAGGTCCAGCCCGACGGAATCCGCCTCGCTCAGCCCGTCGAGCAGCGGTGCCAGCCGCCGCGAGAACAACGCCCCGCCCCCGTAGGCCGCGTCCACGTGCAGCCAGGCTCCGGCCTCCGCCGCGATGGCGGCGATCTCCCGCAGCGGGTCGATCGCGCCCAGGTCACTCGTGCCCGCGGTGGCGACGATCGCGGCCGGCGCCTCCCCGCGCGCCCGCGCCTCGGCGATGGCCGTACGCAACGCGGCCGGGGACATCCGGTGGTCCGCGTCGACGTCGACGGCCGTGACGAAGTCCTCGCCGATGCCCAGCACCCCGGCACTCCGCTGGACCGAGAAGTGCGCCTCCGCGGAACAGAAGACCCGCAGCCGCCGGTCCCCCGCGGTACGCCGCGCGTGCTCGCGCGCCAGGAACAGGCCGGTCAGGTTCGATTCCGTGCCCCCGGACGTGAGGACCCCGGAAGCGGCTTCGCCGAAGGGCACCAGGCGGGCGAGTGCTTCGACGACCTCGGTCTCGACGGCGGTCGCGGACGGTGCCTGGTCCCAGGAGTCCAAGGACGAGTTGAAGACGCTCGCGACGACGTCCGCGGCGACCGCGACCGCGAGCGGCGGAGCGTGGAGGTGCGCGACGCAGGCCGGGTCCGCGGGATCGACCGCGTGCGCGGCGAACACCCGGGCCAGCTCCACGAGCGCCCGCTCGGCACCGGCGCCCTCCTCCGGCAGGGCGTCGCCGAGGGCGCGAACGGCGTCGGCGGCGTCGGTGGGCCGGCCCGCCGGCAGCGGCCCCGACCGCTCCGCCGTTCCCTTCCGGACCGCTTCGAGGGCCGGAGCGAGCAGCTCGAGCAGGTGGGCGGGTCCGTCGACGCCGCCGGCGAGCCGGGCGTCGGGTCCGAGGGCCGTCATCGGAGGCTGACCGCTCGCTCGGAGGCGGTCACCGATTCGAGGATGAACCGCGCGACGTCGACTCCACGCGTGCCACGGCCGAAGCCGGCATCGAGACCGCACTGCCGGGCCATCTCGTCGGTGACCTGCGGTCCGCCGGCGATCAGCACGAGCCGGTCGCGAACGCCCCGGGCGACGGCGACGTCGTTCAGCTTGGTCATCATCACCCGGTGGATGTCGTGGTGGGACACCACGAGGCTCGCGAGCACCACCGTCACCTCCTGCTGGATCGCCTGTTCGACCAGGACCTCCACCGGCACCGACGTACCCACGTTGGCGCACGTCACCCCGAACCACTCCAGGCCCTGGTGCTTGATGTTGGTGATCTCCTGGAGGCCGACCGAATGTTCGTCGTTGCCGAGCGTGGCCCCCACGACTCGCAGCCCCAGCGGGCTCAGGGACGTGCGCACGGTCTCCGGGCTGCTCGGGGCGGCGCTCACCGCCGCCGCGGCGGGCAGTTCGGACTCCCGCACCTCGGCGGTCGTGTGCCCGGCCACCTCGAACTGGACGCCCTCGGCGGGGTGGAGCACGACCCGGTCGACGATGTGCGGATCGCGCAGGTTCATCCGCTCCGCGAGCTTCAGCGCCGCCGCGTCCGCCTTTCCCGCCGGCAGCGGGACGAACATGCTGATCGTGACGAGGCCGTCGGCACCGTGCTCGGCCTCGGGCCGGATGACACCCGGTTCCGCGGCGAGCGCGCGTTCCCGGCGTCGCAGCACGTTGTCGTCCTCGTCGAGCTCGTCGATGTACCGGACGAGGTTGTCGTCGCACAGGGTGCAGCCCTCGTGCCCGGCCGTCCCGCTACCGGTCCGCCGGCCGAAGTGACTGCACACCGGGGCCGAATAGCCCGGACTGCGCGGGACGACCGTGTCCACTCCCACGCCGCCGGCCCGGAAGCGTCGGATGCCGTCGCCGCCACGCTCGGGGTACTTCTCACTGTCGACGAAGAACCCTTCTTCGAGCGCCGCGAAGTAACCCCCGCAGGCCAGGACGTCCTCGAACATCAGCACGGCCCGGGCGATCAGGTCACGGATCCGCGGGCCCATCACGTCCTCGTCGAACCGCACCTGCTCCCGCAGCCCGTCCAGGCCGACGAGCGCCTGTTTCGTGGCTGAAACCGCCTCCACCGACGCGCCGTGCCACGGCACGTGGCGGGCTTCGTCCGGCGCGATGGTGCTCTGGATGTCCGCGCTGGTGAGCCGGGATATCAGCGTGTCCAGCACGTGCAGCACGGTCGTCTCGTGGGCGTTGGTGGTGCTGTACCGGGTGTTCTGCTGGGCGCGGAAGACGAAGCCGTCGAACAGGTACCGCAGCGCGACGGCGTACGGGAGGTCGAGGGCGATCTTGGGGGCCGGCGGGGCGGTCGGCGGCACGGTGGAGAGGGCGATCCGGTCACGGCGCATGCCCGCGATCTCCGACATGACGCAGTTCAGCGCGTGCTGGACCATGAGCTCGGGGAAGATGTTCCACGCCCGGACCGCCGTCGAGTTGGCGTTGTGCGCGCCGTCGACCTGCAGGATGTCCGCGTCCGCGAGCACGCGCTTGGCCTCGAACGCGTCGACCACCGACCGGAGCGGGTTGATGTTGCGGTAGAGGATGTTGTACTGGCAGTCCTGGTGTGCGCCGTTGACGCCTTCCTCGGCGAACACGACGGCCATCTCGCTGCCGGCGAGGCCGCTCACGTACGAGTGCAGGTTGATCGGCCGGCCGACCTCGTCTTCGACCAGGTCGAGGGCCCGCCGGGTGGCCCGTAGCTGCTTGCGCGTGATGGGCACGCCGCCGATGCCCTCGGGGGTGCCCTCGAGCAGCCCGTCGAAGTGGCTTTGCCCGAGGGTGCGGATGACCATGATGTGGTCGGCGCCGTGCCAGGCCGCCATCCGCATCCGGCGGAGGTCGTCTTCGAACCGGCCGGACGCGATCTCCGCCGTGATGGCGCAGTCGGGCTGCGGGTCGATACCGGCGAAGTACTCGGCCGCCTGCAGCGTCGCGCCGCGTTTCAGAGGCTTTGTGGACTGTCCATAGTGGAACGTGGTCGACCCGCTGTCGCCCTGCTCGCGCCAGGACCAGCCGCGGCGTCGCGGCCGGTAGCCGTCGAGCCCGCGGAGGATCGCGTCCACGGGGAGCGGCTCGTCCGGGCGCAAGGTGAGAGGTGGTCCCACGGCGGACGCGGCAGCGGGCACCGGCGGCGAATCCTTGCCGAGCATCGCCCGGTAAGCCTCACGAACGGTCATGCCGTGGTCGTCGGCGTACTTCCGCAGCACCCCGCCGACGCCGTCGCCGAGCCAGCCACCCCGGACGGCCGCGTCGACCAGCTCCCCCGCCTCTGTGGAGTCGAACCCCATCCGGAGCAGGACGGATCGCTCGATCGAGGGAGTGGTGTGCTCGGCCGCGTACTGCGCGAGCGGCTCCACGACGCGCCGGGCCAGCGCCCAGAACCGGTCCCGGAGCTGCTCGAGATCCTGGCCCTGCAAGTCCGCGAGCCGGTCGGACGCGGGTCGGGTTTCCGTCATCGTCAGGCCTCCGACTGGATCGGGAGCCGCCGCGCGGGGCGGCGGGGTTCGGTGAGGTACCCGACCGGGCCCGCCAGCGTCAGGCCGTAGCTCCGCTGGGCGACGCTGACTTCGCCGCCCCTCGTCCGCAGGGTCACCGGCAACGAGACGAGACCCGCGCACCAGCCCACGTAGGCCGTCGCGGTCGCGCCGGTGCCGCAGCACTGAGTCTCGTCCTCGACACCGACCTCGTAGGTCCGGATGACGAGGCTTCGGTCCTGCACCGCCGCGAAGTTGACGTGCAGGCCGCCGGGGTATCCCAGCCGGGCGCACAGTTCCGGATCGCGGCTCAGCTGCGCACCCCGGGTGGCGACGTCGACCTCGTCGACTGCGGCCACACCGTCGGCCAGCACGACGAGGTGCGGGACGCCGGTGAACACGAACCAGAGGTCGTCCGCCAGTTTCTGCACTTCGCGCGGGTCGCCGATGGCGACCTCGGTGTACTCGTCCGTCACGCGAACGCGTTTCACGCCGTCGTCGGTGACGACGACGCTCCAGCTGGGCATGAGCCCTCGGTCGACGGCGTACCGGGCAACACACCGCAGGCCGTTGCCGCACATGAGTTCCGGCGTCCCGTCCCGGTCGAAGAACTTCATGCGCGGACCACGAACGTGCCGTGGGTAGAAAAAGAGCACGCCGTCGATGCGAGCCGACGTCACGGAGTCGCTCAGGACCACGGCGCCGGTGCGGAGCAGCTCCGCCGGGTCGTCCTCGCG
This genomic window contains:
- the dapF gene encoding diaminopimelate epimerase, with translation MTLLNPVRVPTPVNLHDEVDAAVGALPGRLRAEVDKCALLHGNGNIIAIVELSGREDDPAELLRTGAVVLSDSVTSARIDGVLFFYPRHVRGPRMKFFDRDGTPELMCGNGLRCVARYAVDRGLMPSWSVVVTDDGVKRVRVTDEYTEVAIGDPREVQKLADDLWFVFTGVPHLVVLADGVAAVDEVDVATRGAQLSRDPELCARLGYPGGLHVNFAAVQDRSLVIRTYEVGVEDETQCCGTGATATAYVGWCAGLVSLPVTLRTRGGEVSVAQRSYGLTLAGPVGYLTEPRRPARRLPIQSEA
- a CDS encoding pyridoxal-dependent decarboxylase, with the protein product MTALGPDARLAGGVDGPAHLLELLAPALEAVRKGTAERSGPLPAGRPTDAADAVRALGDALPEEGAGAERALVELARVFAAHAVDPADPACVAHLHAPPLAVAVAADVVASVFNSSLDSWDQAPSATAVETEVVEALARLVPFGEAASGVLTSGGTESNLTGLFLAREHARRTAGDRRLRVFCSAEAHFSVQRSAGVLGIGEDFVTAVDVDADHRMSPAALRTAIAEARARGEAPAAIVATAGTSDLGAIDPLREIAAIAAEAGAWLHVDAAYGGGALFSRRLAPLLDGLSEADSVGLDLHKLGWQPVAAGVLLLRDGALFAPLARRVAYICNEDDEEAGYTSLLGRSLRTTRRADALKIAVTLRALGRQGVGELVDRCHVLAWRAAALIQAQPRLELFRDPVLSSVVFRYLPERGSADEVNARLRRTLLRRGRAVIGRTEFGGAVYLKLTLLNPHTTEAELRRLVDDVVLAGRTED
- the oraE gene encoding D-ornithine 4,5-aminomutase subunit OraE, with the protein product MTETRPASDRLADLQGQDLEQLRDRFWALARRVVEPLAQYAAEHTTPSIERSVLLRMGFDSTEAGELVDAAVRGGWLGDGVGGVLRKYADDHGMTVREAYRAMLGKDSPPVPAAASAVGPPLTLRPDEPLPVDAILRGLDGYRPRRRGWSWREQGDSGSTTFHYGQSTKPLKRGATLQAAEYFAGIDPQPDCAITAEIASGRFEDDLRRMRMAAWHGADHIMVIRTLGQSHFDGLLEGTPEGIGGVPITRKQLRATRRALDLVEDEVGRPINLHSYVSGLAGSEMAVVFAEEGVNGAHQDCQYNILYRNINPLRSVVDAFEAKRVLADADILQVDGAHNANSTAVRAWNIFPELMVQHALNCVMSEIAGMRRDRIALSTVPPTAPPAPKIALDLPYAVALRYLFDGFVFRAQQNTRYSTTNAHETTVLHVLDTLISRLTSADIQSTIAPDEARHVPWHGASVEAVSATKQALVGLDGLREQVRFDEDVMGPRIRDLIARAVLMFEDVLACGGYFAALEEGFFVDSEKYPERGGDGIRRFRAGGVGVDTVVPRSPGYSAPVCSHFGRRTGSGTAGHEGCTLCDDNLVRYIDELDEDDNVLRRRERALAAEPGVIRPEAEHGADGLVTISMFVPLPAGKADAAALKLAERMNLRDPHIVDRVVLHPAEGVQFEVAGHTTAEVRESELPAAAAVSAAPSSPETVRTSLSPLGLRVVGATLGNDEHSVGLQEITNIKHQGLEWFGVTCANVGTSVPVEVLVEQAIQQEVTVVLASLVVSHHDIHRVMMTKLNDVAVARGVRDRLVLIAGGPQVTDEMARQCGLDAGFGRGTRGVDVARFILESVTASERAVSLR
- a CDS encoding DUF6328 family protein, yielding MTATMPPRVQSETETHDKNYQQRLHRNYAELLQEVRVAQTGIQLLLGFLFAMAFTNRFDTIDSLQRSLYVTSLVLCAAASALMIAPAAFHRVVFRRRLRPTLVKVSNRFVLAGLTLLMAALSSALLLTLDVVLGFSRAFWITIGVTTWFCLLWYVFPLYSRVRQRDEESLAERGRHRSINITLS